In Nocardia higoensis, the DNA window CGCATCGGCGGGGTCAACAACGAGATCCCGATCATGCGAGAGATCATCGACACCCTCGATCCGACGATCGATCCCACCCTGGTGCTGTTCTTCACCGACGGCGGGTTCAACCAGAAGAGCAAGATCGCCGCTCTGCTGCGGGAAGCCTCCTGCCTGCCGATCTTCTGGCAGTTCATCGGGCTGGGCGCGGCGAACTACGGCCTGCTGCGCGCACTGGACACGATGGACGGCCGGGTGGTCGACAACGCGGGGTTCTTCGACGTCGACGACATCGACCGGATCGCCGACGAGGACCTGTATCGGCGGCTGCTCGGCGAGTTCCCGGACTGGTTGCGGGCCGCCAGGGCAGCGGGCGTGCTGCGGCGGTAGGCGCGGGGTCAGCTCGGGCGGGCCATACCCAGTTGCTCGGAAACCCGTAGTGCGACTTCGATATCGAGCCGGTCCACCGTCAGCGGATGGCCGAGCACTTCCTCCGCTCGACGGATGCGGTAATGCACGGTGTTCTTGTGGATGTGCATGCGCGCAGCGGCGTCGGTGAGGCTGCCGCGACAGTCCAGGTAGGTGCGCACGGTTTCGCGCAGGCGGGCGGTGGTCTCGTCCTCGCGCATGAGTTCGCCGAGCACACGGTGCACCCAGGCGCGGGTGTCGGGCAGGTGGTCCATCAGCAGACCGGTCAAGGCCACTCGCGCATGCAGGGTCAGGGGTGAGCCGGTGTCGGCGAGCAGGGCGAGGTTGCGGGCGCGCTGGGCGTCGCGGAAGGTCTGGCGGAAGCCGTCGAGGCCGGCACCCAGGTCGCCGACCGCGACGTGAATGCCTTTGCGGCGGGCGAGGTCTCGTTCGAGCCGTGGGACGTCGAGGGAGGGTTTGCCCGCCGAGGAGATCCACACCCAGCAGTTCTGTTCGTCGATCAGCGCGGTGAGCGGTTCTTTGCCGGTGGCGGCGGTGAGCATCGCGACGCCCGCGCGCAGCAGCTCGCTCGCGGGGACGGCGGCTTGGCGGACCGAGACGATGGCCGCCAGGTGCCAGCCGCGCAGGGAGGTGGCCAGCATGTGTTCGGCGGAGGCGAGGTCCAGGTTCTCGGTGTCGAGCACCGCGCGAATCTGCGCGGCGCGCATGGTGTCCGAGCGCATGTCCCAGCGCCTGCGCTCGCTTTCGTAGATGTCGACGATGCCTTCGATGACGCGGTCGATGTAGGTGTTGACCACCGTCGCGCCGCGGCCCGCGGTCTCCAGCGCGATGTCGGCGGGCAGCTCGGACGCGCGGAGTTCGCCGATGATCCGCTGGGTGAGCCAGTGCTCGCCGAGCCGGTAGGCGCGCAGCAACGCTTCTGGCGCCATGCCCTGCTGGGCGACGCGGCGGGCGTATTCGGCGGCGGCCAGCGGCACGGTGATGTCGTCACGGGAGGCGCTGAGGGCGAGCATGTCGATGATGGCGGCGAGGTTGGACCCGGTGCTGGCGATCATCAGCCGCCGTACTTCGTCGTCGTGGTGGAACTCCGGGATCCGGTCGACGAACATCGTGGTGATCTCGTCGAGGAGCGGATCGAAATCCTCCCTGAGA includes these proteins:
- a CDS encoding PucR family transcriptional regulator, with protein sequence MSTDVDEATRAVAARLREDFDPLLDEITTMFVDRIPEFHHDDEVRRLMIASTGSNLAAIIDMLALSASRDDITVPLAAAEYARRVAQQGMAPEALLRAYRLGEHWLTQRIIGELRASELPADIALETAGRGATVVNTYIDRVIEGIVDIYESERRRWDMRSDTMRAAQIRAVLDTENLDLASAEHMLATSLRGWHLAAIVSVRQAAVPASELLRAGVAMLTAATGKEPLTALIDEQNCWVWISSAGKPSLDVPRLERDLARRKGIHVAVGDLGAGLDGFRQTFRDAQRARNLALLADTGSPLTLHARVALTGLLMDHLPDTRAWVHRVLGELMREDETTARLRETVRTYLDCRGSLTDAAARMHIHKNTVHYRIRRAEEVLGHPLTVDRLDIEVALRVSEQLGMARPS